The following proteins are co-located in the Vidua macroura isolate BioBank_ID:100142 chromosome 1, ASM2450914v1, whole genome shotgun sequence genome:
- the EXOC3 gene encoding exocyst complex component 3 — translation MEETDREAVATAVQRVAGMLQRPDQLDKVEQYRRREARKKASVEARLKAAIQSQLDGVRTGLSQLHNALNDVKDIQQSLIDVNKDWRQSINTIENLKDVKDAVVQHSQLAAAVENLKNIFSVPEIVRETHDLIERGELLQAHRKLMDLECSRDDLMYEQYRMDSKNTHDMNLIHTYFGDMQKLSEELAKQLWMVVQRSLVTVRRDPTLLVSVVRIIEREEKIDRRMLDRKKQTGFIPPGRPKKWKEKMFNILERTVSTRIEGTQADTRESDKMWLVRHLEIIRKYVLDDLLVAKTLLDQCFPPHYDIFNRLLNMYHQALATRMQELAAEDLEANEIVSLLSWVLNTYTSAEMMGNSELSPEVDVNSLDALISQNVVDQLLSKYMSTLTSNIIGWLRKALETDKKDWIKETEPEADQDGYYQTTLPAIVFQMFEQNLQVAAQINEDLKTKVLILCLQQMNSFLTRYKDEAQLYKEDHLKNRQYPQCYVQYMIAVINNCQTFKESIISLKRKYLKSDMEDTLLISHANMDATLDIIAKEGCSSLLDEVFMDLEPHLNELMTKKWLMGSNAVGTICVTVEDYFNDFAKIKKPYKKTMTLEAHRRVVVEYIRAIMLKRISFKNAEERKEGAERMIKEAEQFRFLFKKLAAGSGEDTEGLCDIIEAIAEVIKLTDPSLLYLEVSTLVSKYPDIRDDHIAALLTVRGDASRDMKQTIIETLDQGPSQPNPNYVPIFKEITVPTLTVPKLLK, via the exons ATGGAGGAAACGGATAGGGAAGCAGTTGCAACAGCTGTTCAGAGAGTAGCAGGAATGCTTCAGCGTCCTGATCAGCTGGATAAAGTGGAACAGTATCGCAGAAGGGAAGCTCGTAAGAAGGCTTCAGTAGAAGCTCGACTCAAG GCAGCAATACAGTCACAGTTAGATGGAGTACGAACAGGTTTAAGCCAACTGCACAATGCACTGAATGATGTGAAGGACATTCAGCAGTCTTTGATAGATGTCAATAAGGACTGGAGACAGAGCATCAACACTATAGAAAACCTCAAGGATGTTAAGGATGCTGTAGTGCAACACAGCCAACTAGCAGCTGCTGTAGAAAATCTCAAGAATATATTTTCAG TTCCAGAGATAGTCAGGGAGACCCACGACCTGATTGAGCGAGGGGAGCTTCTGCAGGCTCACCGGAAACTGATGGATTTGGAGTGTTCTCGTGATGACCTGATGTATGAGCAGTATCGCATGGACAGCAAAAACACACATGACATGAACCTCATCCACACATACTTTGGGGATATGCAGAAACTGTCTGAGGAATTGGCAAAGCAGCTTTGGATGGTGGTTCAAAGATCTCTTGTTACAGTCCGTCGAGATCCAACTTTGCTTGTCTCTGTTGTGAGGATAATtgagagggaggagaaaattGACAGGCGCATGTtagacaggaaaaaacagactGGATTCATACCTCCTGGCAGGCCAaagaagtggaaagaaaaaatgttcaatATTTTGGAGAGAACTGTGAGCACGCGGATTGAAGGCACTCAGGCAGACACCAGAGAATCTGACAAAATGTGGCTTGTGCGGCATCTCGAAATCATCCGTAAATATGTCCTTGATGACCTGCTTGTGGCCAAGACCCTGCTGGATCAATGCTTTCCTCCACATTATGACATTTTCAACAGGTTGCTAAACATGTACCATCAAGCTTTGGCCACCCGAATGCAAGAACTTGCTGCAGAGGATCTGGAAGCAAATGAGATTGTTAGCCTTCTAAGTTGGGTTTTGAATACATACACTAG tgcaGAGATGATGGGAAATTCAGAACTGTCTCCTGAAGTGGATGTAAATTCTCTGGATGCTCTCATTTCACAAAATGTGGTAGACCAGCTTCTCAGCAAGTATATGTCAACACTCACT TCTAACATCATTGGCTGGCTGCGAAAAGCACTGGAGACAGATAAAAAAGACTGGATAAAAGAAACTGAACCAGAAGCAGATCAAGATGGATACTATCAGACTACACTCCCAGCTATTGTTTTTCAG ATGTTTGAGCAGAATCTTCAGGTGGCTGCTCAGATAAATGAAGATTTGAAAACAAAGGTACTCATTCTATGTCTTCAGCAAATGAATTCATTTCTAACCAG GTACAAAGATGAAGCACAATTGTACAAAGAAGATCATCTTAAAAATCGTCAGTATCCTCAGTGCTATGTTCAGTACATGATTGCAGTTATCAACAACTGTCAAACCTTCAA AGAATCCATCATcagtctgaaaagaaaatacttgaaaagTGACATGGAAGACACCTTGTTAATCAGTCATGCAAACATGGATGCAACTTTAGACATCATTGCTAAAGAAGGCTGCTCTAGCCTGCTAGATGAAGTCTTCATGGATTTAGAG CCCCATCTGAATGAGCTGATGACAAAGAAGTGGCTGATGGGGTCTAATGCAGTGGGGACTATCTGTGTCACTGTAGAGGATTATTTCAATGActttgcaaaaattaaaaagccttACAAAAAG aCAATGACTCTTGAGGCCCATCGGCGAGTAGTTGTGGAATACATCAGAGCAATCATGCTAAAACGTATATCTTTCAAGAatgcagaagagagaaaagagggtgCAGAAAGAATGATCAAAGAAGCAGAACAGTTCAGATTTTTGTTTAAGAAGCTTGCAGCT GGCTCTGGAGAGGACACTGAAGGACTCTGTGACATCATTGAAGCCATTGCAGAGGTTATCAAGCTGACTGATCCTTCACTACTCTATCTGGAAGTTTCAACTTTAGTCAGTAAATACCCAGATATCAG GGATGACCACATTGCAGCTTTGCTGACAGTGAGAGGCGATGCCAGCAGAGATATGAAGCAGACTATCATTGAAACTTTGGATCAAGGTCCAAGCCAACCGAATCCAAACTATGTGccaatttttaaagaaattacagTTCCTACTCTCACTGTGCCAAAACTTCTGAAGTAA
- the PDCD6 gene encoding programmed cell death protein 6 isoform X2 — MAAGYQHRPNGGGGAPLPDPSFLWNVFQRVDKDRSGIISDHELQQALSNGTWTPFNPATVRSILGMFDRENKGGVNFNEFTGVWKYITDWQNVFRTYDRDNSGMIDKNELKQALTGYRLSDQFYDILIRKFDRQGKGQVAFDDFIQCCVVLQRLTDVFRRYDTDQDGWIQVSYEQYLSMVFSIV; from the exons ATGGCGGCGGGCTACCAGCACCGGCCcaacggcggcggcggcgcccccCTGCCCGACCCCTCCTTCCTGTGGAACGTCTTCCAGAG agTTGATAAAGACAGGAGTGGAATAATATCTGATCATGAACTTCAGCAAGCATTATCAAATG GCACATGGACTCCATTTAATCCAGCAACAGTCAGGTCAATTCTTG gcATGTttgacagagaaaacaaaggaggTGTGAACTTCAATGAATTCACAGGAGTCTGGAAATACATCACAGACTGGCAGAATGTCTTTCGAACGTATGACAGAGACAATTCTGGAATGATTGACAAAAATGAACTAAAGCAAGCACTAACAG GTTACCGACTGTCTGATCAATTCTATGATATCCTTATTCGGAAATTTGACAgacaaggaaaaggacaagTTGCTTTTGATGATTTTATTCAGTGCTGTGTTGTTCTACAG AGGCTGACTGATGTGTTCCGACGATACGACACTGACCAGGATGGCTGGATTCAGGTGTCCTATGAGCAGTATCTTTCCATGGTCTTCAGCATCGTATGA
- the PDCD6 gene encoding programmed cell death protein 6 isoform X1 — protein MAAGYQHRPNGGGGAPLPDPSFLWNVFQRVDKDRSGIISDHELQQALSNGTWTPFNPATVRSILGMFDRENKGGVNFNEFTGVWKYITDWQNVFRTYDRDNSGMIDKNELKQALTGFGYRLSDQFYDILIRKFDRQGKGQVAFDDFIQCCVVLQRLTDVFRRYDTDQDGWIQVSYEQYLSMVFSIV, from the exons ATGGCGGCGGGCTACCAGCACCGGCCcaacggcggcggcggcgcccccCTGCCCGACCCCTCCTTCCTGTGGAACGTCTTCCAGAG agTTGATAAAGACAGGAGTGGAATAATATCTGATCATGAACTTCAGCAAGCATTATCAAATG GCACATGGACTCCATTTAATCCAGCAACAGTCAGGTCAATTCTTG gcATGTttgacagagaaaacaaaggaggTGTGAACTTCAATGAATTCACAGGAGTCTGGAAATACATCACAGACTGGCAGAATGTCTTTCGAACGTATGACAGAGACAATTCTGGAATGATTGACAAAAATGAACTAAAGCAAGCACTAACAGGTTTTG GTTACCGACTGTCTGATCAATTCTATGATATCCTTATTCGGAAATTTGACAgacaaggaaaaggacaagTTGCTTTTGATGATTTTATTCAGTGCTGTGTTGTTCTACAG AGGCTGACTGATGTGTTCCGACGATACGACACTGACCAGGATGGCTGGATTCAGGTGTCCTATGAGCAGTATCTTTCCATGGTCTTCAGCATCGTATGA